The Streptomyces sp. NBC_01439 genome contains the following window.
TCCTCGGTGAATTCGAGCTCCACATGCCACCCGACGAGCGTGGCCATGGTGCATCACCTCCAGGGGGTCACCCTTCCCTCCAGGGTGCGCCCGCGCCCGTTCCGGCGCGAGCGGGGACGGCCGAGCACTGCGGGGGCCGGCTGACCGCGTTGAACGACCTCAGCAGTCGAAGGTCCAGAACAGCCCGACCTCGGTGTCGGAGACGATGACCAGGCCGGCGTCCTCCCAGTAGAAGGTCATCGGGGCATAGCCCCAGTGGGACGCCCCGAAGTCCAGCGTGCCGTTCCGGCCCGCACCGACGGTGACGTTGGTGTAGCACGCGAACGTGTGCCCGTAGCGGGCGAGGACGGTGCGGACCGTGTCCTGCAGCTCGTCGAAGCCCTCGGTGAACCGTTCGAGGTTCCGGAGGGTGCAGCCGCCGTCGGTGAGTGCGAGGAGGAGGTTCTCGGCGCTCGCACGGTCGATCTCGTGCAACCGTTCCCCGACGTCGGCCGGGGTGAGCCGACGCCGGGGATCGGCCCCGTGGGGCGGGCGGAAGGGAAAGGCGGGCACTTCCGTCGTGCGCTCGTCCGCGGTGTCGTCGAGCCCGACCCAGCCACGCGGGTCGGGGACGGCGCGTTCCATGACGGCGAGCACGTCGGTCCGCCAGTCCTCGTGCTCGCGCGGACCGGTGGCGCTGAACGTGAACGCGTCCTCGTAGAGGTGCCGGACCGCCGCCTCCCAGGACGCCCGGTCGATCGACAGATCGCCCCCTTGGATGTCGCCCCCCTTGATACCGACGTGCCGAGTGCGCACGTACACCTACGAAATTGGCAGTCCTCCGGGCCGCGCACATGAGTACGCGCACTCATGTTCGCGATCATCCGGCGGAGTTCACTGAAGCCATGCCCCTGACTCCGGACACCGCCGCCCGCCACCCCCGCGCGTTCGTCGCGCCGCTCGTCTCCACCCTGCTGACGCTGCCGGCGGCCGCCGTCGCGTTCTTCTTCGTCGGGCTGTCCCCGATGGCCTGCGACTCCTGCGGCGATGCGGCGAGCGACCGGTTCGACGCCTCGTACGACGTCGCCTTCCCCGTCTTCGGGTTCGGCCTGCTGCTGGTGCTGGTCGTGCTGGTCGCCGCGTGGGGGCTGCCCTGGCAGCGGCGCTACGCCGCCGCCAGGGTGTGGTGCGCGGTGACCGCTCCGGCCGCCGTCGTCTTCGACTTCATCGTCTTCCACGGCCTCGTCGACTGGCCGTAGGTGCGGACCGGACCGTCAGCGGGTCTCTCGCAGCCAGCCCGCGACCTCGGTCGCCCAGTAGGTGAGGATCGTGTCGGCACCCGCCCGCTTAATGCCCAGCAGGGTCTCCAGGATGGCGCGGTCGCGCTCGATCCAGCCCTTCTCCGCCGCCGCCTCGACCATCGCGTACTCGCCGCTGATCTGGTACGCCGCCACCGGAACGTCCACCGCCTGCGCGACCCGGTGCAGGATGTCGAGGTAGGGGCCGGCCGGCTTGACCATCACCATGTCCGCGCCCTCCTCCAGGTCGAGGGCGAGCTCCCGCAGGGACTCCCGGGCGTTCGCCGGGTCCTGCTGGTACGTCTTGCGGTCGCCCTGCAGCGAGGAGGCGACGGCCTCGCGGAAGGGACCGTAGAAGGCGGAGGAGTACTTCGCCGTGTAGGCGAGGATCGAGACGTCCTCGTGCCCGGTCTCGTCCAGCGCGTCCCGGATGACGCCGACCTGTCCGTCCATCATCCCGCTCGGCCCGACCACGTGGACGCCCGCGTCGGCCTGGACCTGCGCCATCTCGGCGTAGCGTTCCAGCGTCGCGTCGTTGTCGACCCGCCCGTGCTCGTCCAGCACGCCGCAGTGGCCGTGGTCGGTGTACTCGTCCAGGCACAGGTCCGACATGATCACCAGGTCGTCCCCGACCTCGGCCTTCACATCGCGGATCGCGACTTGGAGGATCCCGTCCGGCTCGGTGCCCGCCGTGCCCAGCGCGTCCTTGTTCTCGTCGGCCGGGACACCGAACAGCATGATCCCGGAGACCCCCGCCTCGACCGCCTCGACGGCGGCCTTCCGCAGCGTGTCCCGGGTGTGCTGCACGACGCCCGGCATCGCGGAGATCGCCAGGGGCTCGCTGATGCCCTCCCGGACGAACGCCGGGAGGATCAGGTCCGAGGGGTGCAGCCGGTTCTCCGCGACCATCCGTCGCATCGCCGGGGTGGTGCGCAGCCGGCGGGGCCGCGAACCGGGGAAGGATCCGTACGCGCTCATCTTCAGTCGCCTCTTCGAGCATCGACAGCAGTCCGGACAAGGGTAGGGCCCGGACTCCCCGCTCCCGGGCCCCGCCCGGCTCCCGGCCGGCCGTCGGTCACTGCGGGACCTCGACCGTCAGGTACGGCGCCAGCGCCCGCAGGAAGTCCGGTGCGTCGAACATCGCCGCGGCCGAGGCCACGCCCGTCGTCCGGGTGCGCCCCGCCAGGATGCGCTCGACGGCCTCCACCGCCAGGGGCGCGGTGACCGCGTAGATGTCCTGGCCGTGGGCGGTGGCACGGCGTTCGACGCCGCCCGCGCGGACCAGGACGTCGACGACGAAGGTCTGGTCCGACCGTCCGAGGTCGTCGACCGCCTCCGGCGCCGGCGTGTCCGCTCCGGCCAGGTCCCGCGCTGCCTCCACCGCCATGTACGTGCGCACCTCGGGCACGGCCACGTGGCTGGGCACGGTGACGACGTCGGCCATGGTGAACTCCGCGATCACCGTCCGCCGGCCGAGCGGCTCCGGGAAGACCCAGTCCCGCTGCGACAGCTGGTCGTCGTGGTACTGCAGGGCGCCGTCCGTGAACCTCACTCGGCGGCCCCCGCGGCGCTCGTGGGACACCTCGCCGGCCTTCCTGGTGCCCGCCGTGGGCTGCCAGCTGCTCAGCCCGTAGGCGACGTGCACTTCGTCCGCCGCGGTCCACTCGCCCATCGCCGCGCCGACCAGCAGGTCGCCCAGGCCCCCGTAGAAGGCCATGGCCGGCACCACGGGGACCTCCGCCGTGCGGGCCGCTTCCGTGTGGTCGGCGAACATCGCCGCGTTCGCCTCGATCTCCGCCGCGACGTCGACGTAGGGGATCCCCGCGCGCAGGGCCGCCTCGACGACGGGGCCGCCCGTCACCGCGAACGGTCCGGCGGCGTTGACGACGGCCGCGGCTCCGGCGAGGGCGCGGTCCAGGGAAGCCGGGTCGTCCACGGCGGCCGGGCGGACCAGCAGGTCCGCGTCCTCGGCCGCCAGCTCCTCCAGCCGGGCTCCGTCGCGGCCGGAGACGACGGTGGCGATGCCGCGCCTGCGCAGCTCGGCGACGATGAAACGACCGGTGTGCCCGGTCGCCCCGTACACCACCACCGGCCCCGCCGTACGCGTCTCGCCGGCCGTTCCCGCCGTACCCACCGTGCTCATCGCTCTCCCCGTCCCGTGTGCCCTGTGCGGCTCGATGCACTCAGTCTCGGCGCGGGCCGGGCCCGAACGTGATGGTCCGGAACGACATCACCCATACACTTTCGGACATGCCCACTGTCGCCCTGGCGGCCGCCGGTCACCTGCTGCACTTCGAGCTGGCGGTGGCACACGAGATCTTCGGCAATCCCCCGCCCGACGCCCCGCAGGGCTGGTACGACGTACTGCTCTGCGGCCCCGGCCCGGTGCGCGTCGGCCCGTTCACCGTCGAGCCCGACCACGGCCTGGAGCGCCTGGTCCGGGCCGACACCGTGATCGTGCCCGCCTGCGCCGACGTGGACGAGCCGCCGCCGCCCGAACTGGTCGACGCCGTGCGCGCCGCCCACGCGGCGGGTGCCCGGGTCGCCTCGCTGTGCACCGGGGCCTTCGTGCTCGGCGCCGCGGGCCTGCTCGACGGGCGGCGGGCCACCACCCACTGGGCGCACGCCGCTGAGCTGGGCGCACGCCATCCGCTGGCCGAGGTCGACGCGGACGTGCTCTACACGGACAACGGCAGCGTGCTCACGGCCGCGGGCAAGGCCGCCGCCGTGGACCTGTGCCTGCACCTGATCCACCTCGACCACGGCGCCGCCGTCGCCAACGCCGTCGCCCGCCGCCTCGTCATGGCGCCGCACCGGCCGGGCGGCCAGGCCCAGTTCGTGGCCACCCCGGTGCAGGTCACGGGCGGCGACCACCAGCTCGCCGGACTGCTCGCCTGGGCCCAGCAACGCCTCGACCGGCCGCTGACCGTCACCGACATGGCGCGCCGGGTCAGTACGAGCCCGCGCCACCTGGGACGGCAGTTCCGGGCGGTCACCGGCCAGACCCCGCTGCAATGGCTGCTGACCCAGCGCGTACGGCGCGCACAGGAGCTGCTGGAGGCCACCGACGAGACGATCGAGGCGGTCGCCGTCGCCACCGGCATGGGTACGGCGACGACGCTGCGCCGCCAGTTCAAGCGGGTCGTCGGCGTCCCGCCCGACAGCTACCGCCGCGCGTTCCGCAGCGCGAACCCCACCTGACGGACCGCCCGACGGTCCGCCTGACGGACCGGTCGCCCGCCGGCCGGATCCGCGTCCGGACCCCCCGGTCCGACGCCCCGGACCTCGCGTTCACCCGACGGGACGGTTGCGGTACCTCCACCGCCACAGCCCGTCGACCCGGTGGTCTCCGGCGAGCTCCGGGCCCAGCGGGCCCACCTTCTCGTACGCCTCCGGCGTGCCCGGGTGGTCCCGGCAGGCCAGCGCGTAGGCGGCCATGAGCCGTTCGTCCTGCTCGTCGGCGTCGAGGAGCTCCACCAGCGCCGCGGTGACGGCCGGCGAGCGGTCGCGTCCCGACCTCACGGAGTACGCGGCCCGCACCCGCACCAGCGAGCTCTCGTCCCGGAGCAGGGCGAGCAGCAC
Protein-coding sequences here:
- the hemB gene encoding porphobilinogen synthase, which codes for MSAYGSFPGSRPRRLRTTPAMRRMVAENRLHPSDLILPAFVREGISEPLAISAMPGVVQHTRDTLRKAAVEAVEAGVSGIMLFGVPADENKDALGTAGTEPDGILQVAIRDVKAEVGDDLVIMSDLCLDEYTDHGHCGVLDEHGRVDNDATLERYAEMAQVQADAGVHVVGPSGMMDGQVGVIRDALDETGHEDVSILAYTAKYSSAFYGPFREAVASSLQGDRKTYQQDPANARESLRELALDLEEGADMVMVKPAGPYLDILHRVAQAVDVPVAAYQISGEYAMVEAAAEKGWIERDRAILETLLGIKRAGADTILTYWATEVAGWLRETR
- a CDS encoding saccharopine dehydrogenase NADP-binding domain-containing protein is translated as MSTVGTAGTAGETRTAGPVVVYGATGHTGRFIVAELRRRGIATVVSGRDGARLEELAAEDADLLVRPAAVDDPASLDRALAGAAAVVNAAGPFAVTGGPVVEAALRAGIPYVDVAAEIEANAAMFADHTEAARTAEVPVVPAMAFYGGLGDLLVGAAMGEWTAADEVHVAYGLSSWQPTAGTRKAGEVSHERRGGRRVRFTDGALQYHDDQLSQRDWVFPEPLGRRTVIAEFTMADVVTVPSHVAVPEVRTYMAVEAARDLAGADTPAPEAVDDLGRSDQTFVVDVLVRAGGVERRATAHGQDIYAVTAPLAVEAVERILAGRTRTTGVASAAAMFDAPDFLRALAPYLTVEVPQ
- a CDS encoding GlxA family transcriptional regulator, whose protein sequence is MPTVALAAAGHLLHFELAVAHEIFGNPPPDAPQGWYDVLLCGPGPVRVGPFTVEPDHGLERLVRADTVIVPACADVDEPPPPELVDAVRAAHAAGARVASLCTGAFVLGAAGLLDGRRATTHWAHAAELGARHPLAEVDADVLYTDNGSVLTAAGKAAAVDLCLHLIHLDHGAAVANAVARRLVMAPHRPGGQAQFVATPVQVTGGDHQLAGLLAWAQQRLDRPLTVTDMARRVSTSPRHLGRQFRAVTGQTPLQWLLTQRVRRAQELLEATDETIEAVAVATGMGTATTLRRQFKRVVGVPPDSYRRAFRSANPT